A genomic segment from Alistipes senegalensis JC50 encodes:
- a CDS encoding BACON domain-containing protein — translation MKKLHIILLSAALLLAGCTRDPEITDPAPLPASSGLIIKAACTAATRTDINEGKSTWEAGDRITVVYDGAAYEYTAAEAGTTTTFTSEAGIASYDASKPLTAYYPATTAEGTVGVEARRTISFQGAEQVNTACAPLVGTPLENNLSDGALHVSFRNIFSVVELRIDAGELDSPARSITVEPASEEGFEGWLTFTGTVDPATLALTPAPDGTGTKLTLDFPEGANLTKPQTIKFPVGRFTSPAGLKLTLTTADDKTYTKNVYKSGIRTYYEKDGVFSARHLAKALYAFAPPGGIWTADDLVEFAAAVNAGETLAPWQNEEGVVVLLDDIDMTGVTTWTPIGDATFALASNALTISSGRSFTGFFDGQDHTISNFRMVCDNATPNRAWGLFGALGPGAVVENLVFDSSCSLEITASKATDCGILAGLVYDAAVRNVTNEAPMSFDGSAGNVRMTMGMIGLAFANEGVVLDCLTNEADLTAENGGNSKSDATGVQIGGICGFSTNHASSANAVAFTACVNRGNLTTKVGRASGIVAAANRYTHLTDCANYGNNFNEFATAGGARIGNITCITGIGAKFTKVVNRGDVICKNEGCCGSIVCLVNHDDNEFVGCENYGRVISDRDNNKYKGSFFGQCNKAAVFRNCIAQGDVGTYNDGNYVMVGINADNYMDYLGTHSAAAVNVTRENILYYPAGSTTPAEATFCVAPGSVGLNALGTDAAVVSLSAADYDWTVSTGGSEWVKVTDLNDTPLAAGTKSPYVQQIRITADVNPQTEPRSATVTFASTDLTQTATVSVTQEAADPAFPSQWIFSASTVGQYNTPWSVSNMLPATSGSSGYISVVRGEANAGREFTRTVNSYKPAVSTMVEGDYWLYTLPVKRLEAGTAVEFDATMAGEANSPKYFIVEYLDGGVWKSVEEDLLTAPEDPSIRYTYKCSGTATGSGYQHASVMQTVRFADPVEGAVQIRCRAVGRYTCAGGTQNISASSSASLLPPFGFSGSYVQNLGTAIPGDTKKVLCLGNSFSYYSNPAWMLKEIAWNEGHYLNVKGHFKGSQNFGQHLELSFSTDAIDIGGYDYAFIQDQSQNPATYGRDGTASIASNCTALANKIRAKSASCKVILEQTWTFSASSYGGFTDFATFENYNAKGAHAMAEAAGTWVSPIGVAFRIVREGSSGINLYHTDNKHQSVYGAYLKACVNYLVLYGEAFGSSPADCGIEASKAAYLRSVAEQVVLGHENEYLIQR, via the coding sequence ATGAAAAAACTGCATATCATTCTGTTAAGCGCGGCGCTGCTGCTCGCCGGCTGCACCCGGGACCCCGAAATCACCGACCCGGCCCCGCTTCCCGCCTCGTCGGGGCTGATCATCAAAGCCGCCTGCACGGCAGCGACCCGCACCGACATCAACGAAGGCAAGAGCACGTGGGAAGCCGGCGACCGCATCACGGTCGTATACGACGGCGCTGCCTACGAATACACCGCCGCCGAAGCCGGCACCACGACCACCTTCACCAGCGAAGCGGGCATCGCCTCCTACGATGCGTCCAAGCCGCTGACAGCCTACTACCCCGCCACGACCGCCGAAGGCACGGTCGGCGTGGAGGCCCGGCGCACGATCTCGTTCCAGGGTGCGGAACAGGTCAACACGGCCTGCGCGCCGCTGGTCGGCACGCCGCTCGAAAACAACCTCTCGGACGGGGCGTTACACGTCTCGTTCCGCAACATCTTCTCGGTTGTCGAATTGCGCATCGACGCCGGAGAGCTGGACAGTCCGGCCCGGTCGATCACCGTAGAACCCGCCTCGGAAGAGGGTTTCGAAGGCTGGCTGACCTTCACCGGCACGGTCGATCCCGCGACGCTCGCCCTCACCCCGGCACCCGACGGGACCGGCACGAAGCTGACGTTGGATTTTCCCGAAGGAGCCAATCTGACCAAGCCCCAGACCATCAAATTCCCCGTTGGACGCTTCACCTCCCCGGCCGGACTGAAACTCACGTTGACAACCGCCGATGACAAGACCTACACGAAAAACGTCTATAAATCGGGTATCCGCACCTATTACGAAAAGGACGGTGTGTTCTCGGCCCGCCATCTGGCGAAAGCGCTCTACGCTTTCGCACCTCCGGGCGGCATCTGGACGGCCGACGACCTCGTGGAGTTCGCCGCAGCGGTCAACGCGGGCGAAACCCTCGCCCCGTGGCAGAACGAGGAGGGCGTCGTCGTACTGCTCGACGACATAGACATGACGGGCGTCACAACATGGACGCCGATCGGCGACGCGACCTTCGCACTGGCCAGCAACGCACTCACGATCAGCTCAGGACGCTCCTTCACGGGCTTCTTCGACGGGCAGGATCACACGATCAGCAATTTCAGAATGGTGTGCGACAACGCAACCCCCAACCGCGCCTGGGGACTCTTCGGCGCACTGGGTCCCGGAGCCGTCGTCGAAAACCTCGTCTTCGACTCCTCCTGCTCGCTGGAAATCACGGCATCGAAAGCCACCGACTGCGGCATCCTCGCCGGACTGGTCTACGACGCCGCCGTACGCAACGTCACCAACGAAGCCCCGATGTCGTTCGACGGCTCGGCGGGCAACGTCCGCATGACGATGGGCATGATCGGACTCGCGTTCGCCAACGAAGGGGTCGTGCTCGACTGTCTGACCAACGAAGCCGACCTTACGGCCGAAAACGGCGGCAACAGCAAGAGCGATGCAACCGGCGTACAGATCGGCGGCATCTGCGGATTCAGCACCAACCACGCCAGCTCGGCCAACGCCGTCGCGTTCACCGCCTGCGTCAACCGCGGCAACCTCACCACCAAAGTCGGCCGCGCATCGGGCATCGTCGCGGCGGCCAACCGCTACACCCACCTGACCGACTGCGCCAACTACGGCAACAATTTCAACGAGTTCGCCACCGCAGGCGGCGCCCGCATCGGCAACATCACCTGCATCACGGGCATAGGCGCCAAATTCACCAAGGTCGTGAACCGCGGCGACGTGATCTGCAAGAACGAAGGGTGCTGCGGCAGCATCGTGTGCCTCGTGAACCACGACGACAACGAGTTCGTGGGATGCGAGAACTACGGCCGCGTCATCTCCGACCGTGACAACAACAAATACAAAGGCAGCTTCTTCGGGCAGTGCAACAAGGCCGCCGTATTCCGCAACTGCATCGCGCAGGGCGACGTGGGAACCTACAACGACGGCAATTACGTCATGGTCGGAATCAATGCCGACAACTACATGGACTACCTCGGGACCCACAGCGCTGCGGCTGTCAACGTCACGCGGGAGAACATCCTCTACTACCCTGCCGGATCGACCACTCCCGCCGAGGCGACTTTCTGCGTCGCTCCCGGATCGGTCGGACTGAACGCCCTGGGAACCGACGCCGCCGTCGTGAGCCTCTCGGCCGCCGACTACGACTGGACCGTAAGCACGGGCGGCAGCGAATGGGTGAAGGTCACCGACCTGAACGACACGCCGCTCGCAGCGGGCACGAAAAGCCCCTACGTCCAGCAAATCCGCATCACGGCCGACGTGAACCCGCAGACCGAGCCGCGGTCCGCAACAGTTACCTTCGCCTCCACGGACCTGACGCAGACGGCGACCGTATCGGTCACGCAGGAGGCGGCAGACCCGGCCTTCCCGAGCCAGTGGATCTTCTCGGCATCGACTGTCGGACAGTACAATACCCCGTGGAGCGTGTCGAACATGCTCCCGGCCACCTCGGGCAGCTCAGGTTACATATCCGTCGTGCGCGGCGAGGCCAATGCCGGACGAGAATTCACCCGCACGGTCAACTCCTACAAGCCCGCCGTCTCGACGATGGTCGAGGGCGACTACTGGCTTTACACCCTGCCCGTGAAGCGGCTCGAAGCCGGCACGGCCGTCGAATTCGACGCCACGATGGCCGGCGAGGCCAATTCGCCCAAATACTTCATCGTGGAGTATCTCGACGGAGGTGTCTGGAAGAGCGTCGAAGAGGACCTGCTCACCGCACCCGAAGACCCTTCGATCCGCTACACCTACAAGTGCTCGGGCACAGCCACGGGAAGCGGCTACCAGCACGCCAGCGTCATGCAGACCGTCCGGTTCGCCGATCCCGTCGAGGGAGCAGTGCAGATCCGCTGCCGCGCCGTGGGACGTTACACCTGCGCGGGAGGCACGCAGAACATCTCGGCGAGCAGTTCGGCGAGTCTGCTGCCGCCGTTCGGATTCTCGGGCTCCTATGTCCAGAACCTCGGCACGGCGATCCCGGGCGACACGAAGAAGGTGCTCTGCCTCGGCAACTCGTTCTCCTATTACAGTAATCCGGCGTGGATGCTCAAAGAAATCGCCTGGAACGAGGGGCATTACCTCAATGTCAAAGGGCACTTCAAGGGTTCGCAGAATTTCGGGCAGCATCTGGAGTTGTCGTTCTCGACCGACGCCATCGACATCGGAGGCTACGATTACGCCTTCATCCAGGACCAGAGCCAGAATCCCGCGACCTACGGGCGCGACGGCACAGCGTCGATAGCCTCCAACTGCACGGCTCTGGCAAACAAGATCCGGGCGAAATCGGCCTCCTGCAAAGTCATTCTCGAACAGACCTGGACCTTCTCGGCCAGCAGCTACGGCGGATTCACCGACTTCGCAACCTTCGAAAACTACAACGCCAAAGGCGCACACGCCATGGCCGAAGCCGCCGGAACGTGGGTATCGCCGATCGGCGTGGCGTTCCGTATCGTGCGCGAAGGCTCTTCGGGCATCAACCTCTACCACACCGACAACAAGCACCAGTCGGTCTACGGCGCCTATCTGAAAGCCTGCGTCAACTACCTCGTGCTCTACGGAGAGGCGTTCGGCAGCTCACCCGCCGACTGCGGCATCGAGGCATCGAAGGCCGCCTACCTGCGCAGCGTCGCCGAGCAGGTCGTACTGGGACATGAAAACGAATACTTAATCCAACGATAA
- a CDS encoding DUF4886 domain-containing protein — MKRFLYFLLLTAVTFAAGCSDYDDSELGGRIDGFKERIARLQSRIASLNEQLADLSELTSGNVITAMTQDSEGNCIITYKDNKDEEKSVVLATVDQMLNVPLLGVEPDAESGLYYWTVTADGQTAPLLDKDGERIPVSGHTPVVSVDEQGFWTVNGERLNDAAGRPIEANDGESCLFKSIARDANGNLSLTLGNGEVITLPIQQVLNLTLSTAINTTVVDTSAPMTVKYTLHGEHAADALVGIAAAEGIEAALDKEQQQIVVTFPAGFSAGHLIAVAYDMMEHTVLRPVFFAKAASDRIEIRTAAELVQFAADVNAGTGAQLMTAVLMNDIDLKDVAQWTPIGNGTFAATTAASTPSGAAFEGTFDGQGYALRNLTMEAALTGDNQAYGLFGVLKGATVKNLVLGAENGDTGSFKVSGNGVTSTGVIAGASVESTIEECTSYLPMECLGNGASNKLMTMGLVGFVYGAGTSDETVTKLIGLKNYGAMKAVPGAASANGFTSTQAGCIAGVSNTSRTSTFRNLITRCANYGDMTVSTGRASGIVAAANTFTVVSECENHGDMLNTYGESGGGRLGNITCILGTSSVVDGCTNYGDIVATNAKTHAGGLVCLTNSADSEVLNSANYGNVIADLTTYRGTLVANINNGAKLDNNTAGGGVGSYNGGNYVMVQIDETNYMDYIGLIKTGNEDKVTNTKYGGDISTAKGIRTADDLVAFAAAVNAGESLDEWLNEDGEVCLLTNIDMSAITEWTPIGKAAFELASNKLTLTGTPFAGHFNGQGYRIRNLKMVAAGSEAGATYGLFGALAPGAVVENFSFDTGCSLTVTATAGSSNGVVAGMVHDATVRDITSSAPMHFQGTAGSVRITMALIGTAFAETAGVTIDNVNNNGAITAENRDNNTAGGATGYHIAGIVGFSSNDGSSQQKVIISDCINYGDMTSATGRTSGIVAAANRYTQLTNCVNHGDQMNTCPKEDAGRLGNITCNMGTGSSMSGCTNYGNLTSTTGARCGGITSISNTATFENCANYGTILSDGSRGVFWAYNNGVAQWTDCTAGGKVGTYNNGAPVFDSYAEADQANYLGKQGSNKSTLTNIVYQIGSTGGGGTGGDAELRILFIGNSFTKDAVEHLPGMLKAAGLDKVKMTHMYYGGRTVPEYNNGFATVNDYRCYECGPGAAGWTELMNKTIKEVAASDRWDIVTIQEHTGKVNAWSWTSTEKEALQGLIDNVKSTQTGAMPKFYYILSQAYGDPAIVSYSQQTVIVNNFASSQADMYAAIVAQGKKVMAEVSFDDVIATGTVLQNLRTSKLQNSMDMTRDGYHMDYGIARYAASCAVFEKLISPAFGSVTLDGNTFRYTTSNSTAGSYSTPVTDANAPIALQAARYALATPYAVTDMSDIDQKKPDNGIEDTEFDDDKNKE; from the coding sequence ATGAAACGATTCCTATATTTCTTGCTTCTGACCGCCGTCACCTTCGCGGCAGGTTGCAGCGACTACGACGATTCGGAACTCGGCGGCCGCATCGACGGTTTCAAGGAGCGGATCGCCAGGCTCCAAAGCCGCATCGCATCGCTCAACGAGCAGCTCGCCGACCTGAGCGAGCTGACCTCGGGCAACGTCATCACCGCGATGACGCAGGATTCCGAAGGCAACTGCATCATCACCTACAAGGACAACAAGGACGAGGAGAAGAGCGTCGTGCTGGCCACCGTTGACCAGATGCTCAACGTTCCGCTGCTGGGCGTGGAGCCCGATGCGGAAAGCGGTCTCTACTACTGGACGGTGACGGCCGACGGACAGACCGCGCCGCTGCTGGACAAAGACGGCGAACGGATTCCCGTAAGCGGCCACACCCCCGTGGTGTCGGTCGATGAACAGGGATTCTGGACCGTCAACGGCGAACGGCTGAACGACGCCGCAGGGCGCCCGATCGAGGCCAACGACGGCGAAAGCTGTCTGTTCAAAAGCATCGCCCGCGACGCCAACGGCAATCTGTCGCTGACGCTCGGCAACGGGGAGGTCATCACGCTGCCCATCCAGCAGGTGCTGAACCTCACGCTCTCGACGGCGATCAACACCACGGTGGTCGATACATCCGCCCCGATGACGGTCAAATACACGCTGCACGGCGAACACGCCGCCGACGCATTGGTCGGCATCGCCGCAGCCGAGGGCATCGAAGCCGCGCTCGACAAGGAGCAGCAGCAGATCGTCGTCACGTTCCCGGCAGGATTCAGCGCGGGACACCTGATCGCGGTGGCCTACGACATGATGGAGCACACGGTGCTGCGCCCGGTCTTCTTCGCAAAGGCCGCGAGCGACCGCATCGAGATCCGGACGGCCGCCGAACTGGTGCAGTTCGCCGCCGACGTCAACGCCGGCACGGGCGCACAGCTGATGACCGCCGTGCTGATGAACGACATCGACCTGAAAGACGTTGCCCAGTGGACGCCCATCGGCAACGGCACGTTCGCCGCCACCACGGCGGCGTCCACCCCTTCCGGAGCCGCCTTCGAAGGGACGTTCGACGGGCAGGGATACGCTCTGCGCAACCTCACAATGGAAGCGGCGCTCACGGGCGACAACCAAGCATACGGCCTGTTCGGCGTGCTGAAAGGCGCGACAGTCAAGAACCTCGTGCTGGGAGCCGAAAACGGCGACACGGGGTCGTTCAAGGTCTCGGGCAACGGCGTCACCTCGACGGGCGTCATCGCCGGAGCCAGCGTCGAATCGACGATCGAGGAGTGCACCAGCTACCTCCCGATGGAGTGTCTGGGCAACGGCGCTTCGAACAAACTGATGACCATGGGCCTCGTAGGCTTCGTCTACGGAGCCGGCACGAGCGACGAAACCGTCACGAAACTCATCGGGCTGAAGAACTACGGTGCCATGAAGGCCGTGCCGGGAGCCGCCAGCGCCAACGGGTTCACCTCGACGCAGGCAGGCTGCATCGCGGGCGTCTCGAACACCTCGCGCACATCGACTTTCAGAAACCTCATCACACGCTGTGCGAACTACGGCGACATGACCGTCTCGACGGGCCGCGCTTCGGGCATCGTGGCCGCAGCGAACACCTTTACGGTCGTCTCCGAATGCGAGAACCACGGCGACATGCTGAACACCTACGGCGAATCGGGCGGCGGACGCCTGGGCAACATCACCTGTATCCTCGGCACCTCGTCGGTGGTCGACGGCTGCACCAACTACGGCGACATCGTAGCCACCAACGCCAAGACGCACGCCGGAGGCCTGGTCTGCCTGACCAACTCCGCCGACAGCGAGGTCCTCAACTCGGCCAACTACGGCAATGTAATCGCCGACCTGACGACCTACCGCGGAACGCTCGTGGCCAACATCAACAACGGCGCGAAACTGGACAACAACACCGCCGGAGGCGGTGTGGGATCGTACAACGGCGGCAACTACGTGATGGTGCAGATCGACGAAACCAACTACATGGACTACATCGGCCTGATCAAGACGGGCAATGAGGACAAGGTGACCAACACCAAATACGGAGGCGACATCTCGACGGCCAAGGGCATCCGCACCGCCGACGATCTGGTGGCCTTCGCAGCGGCAGTCAACGCCGGAGAATCGCTCGACGAATGGCTGAACGAGGACGGCGAAGTGTGCCTGCTGACCAATATCGACATGTCGGCGATCACGGAGTGGACCCCCATCGGCAAGGCGGCTTTCGAACTTGCAAGCAACAAACTCACCCTCACGGGAACGCCCTTCGCAGGGCATTTCAACGGGCAGGGCTACCGCATCCGCAACCTGAAAATGGTCGCCGCGGGCAGCGAGGCGGGCGCGACATACGGATTGTTCGGGGCTTTGGCCCCGGGCGCCGTGGTCGAGAATTTCTCGTTCGACACGGGCTGTTCGCTGACCGTCACGGCCACGGCAGGTTCGTCGAACGGCGTGGTGGCCGGAATGGTCCACGACGCCACCGTGCGCGACATCACGAGCAGCGCACCGATGCACTTTCAGGGCACGGCGGGCAGCGTCCGCATCACGATGGCCCTGATCGGCACGGCCTTCGCCGAAACGGCGGGCGTCACGATCGACAACGTGAACAACAACGGCGCGATCACGGCCGAAAACCGCGACAACAACACCGCCGGAGGCGCCACGGGCTACCACATCGCCGGCATCGTGGGATTCTCCTCCAACGACGGGTCGTCGCAGCAGAAAGTCATCATCTCCGACTGCATCAACTACGGCGACATGACCTCGGCGACGGGCCGCACATCGGGTATCGTCGCCGCAGCCAACCGCTACACCCAGCTGACCAACTGCGTCAACCACGGCGACCAGATGAACACATGCCCCAAGGAGGACGCCGGGCGTCTGGGCAACATCACCTGCAACATGGGCACGGGTTCGTCGATGAGCGGCTGCACGAACTACGGGAACCTCACCTCGACGACCGGCGCCCGCTGCGGCGGCATCACGTCGATATCGAACACCGCCACGTTCGAGAACTGCGCCAACTACGGCACGATCCTCAGCGACGGCAGCCGCGGCGTTTTCTGGGCCTACAACAACGGCGTTGCGCAATGGACCGACTGCACCGCAGGCGGCAAAGTCGGCACCTACAACAACGGCGCGCCCGTCTTCGACTCCTACGCCGAAGCCGATCAGGCCAACTACCTGGGCAAGCAGGGCTCGAACAAATCGACGCTCACGAACATCGTCTACCAAATCGGCAGCACGGGCGGGGGCGGTACGGGCGGCGATGCCGAACTGCGCATCCTTTTCATCGGCAACAGTTTCACGAAAGACGCCGTGGAGCATCTGCCCGGCATGCTGAAAGCCGCAGGTCTCGACAAGGTGAAGATGACGCACATGTACTACGGAGGCCGCACGGTCCCCGAGTACAACAACGGATTCGCCACCGTGAACGACTACCGCTGTTACGAGTGCGGCCCGGGAGCCGCCGGGTGGACCGAACTGATGAACAAGACGATCAAAGAGGTCGCCGCATCGGACCGATGGGACATCGTGACCATCCAGGAGCACACCGGCAAGGTCAACGCATGGTCGTGGACTTCGACCGAAAAGGAGGCCCTTCAGGGACTGATCGACAATGTCAAATCGACGCAGACCGGAGCCATGCCCAAGTTCTATTATATCCTCTCGCAAGCCTACGGCGACCCGGCGATCGTCAGCTACTCGCAGCAGACGGTGATCGTCAACAATTTCGCCTCGTCGCAGGCGGACATGTACGCCGCCATCGTCGCGCAGGGTAAAAAGGTGATGGCCGAAGTCTCGTTCGACGATGTGATCGCCACGGGAACCGTCCTGCAAAACCTCCGCACGTCGAAGCTCCAGAACTCGATGGACATGACCCGCGACGGATACCACATGGACTACGGCATCGCGCGTTACGCCGCCTCGTGCGCCGTCTTCGAGAAACTGATCTCTCCGGCATTCGGAAGCGTGACGCTCGACGGCAACACGTTCCGCTACACGACCTCGAACTCCACGGCGGGCAGCTATTCGACGCCCGTCACCGATGCCAACGCCCCGATAGCCTTGCAGGCGGCACGCTATGCCCTCGCAACGCCCTACGCCGTGACCGACATGTCGGACATCGACCAGAAGAAGCCCGACAACGGCATCGAGGATACGGAATTCGACGACGACAAGAACAAAGAGTAA
- a CDS encoding PL29 family lyase N-terminal domain-containing protein — protein sequence MRKLLNIILLTAGFVLLWGCDEYDDGELRKNIDAIEQELTAAEKRVAELNDEMNSLTALVNSSFISYLKQDDKGNYVVCYRDHGGETKTVTLATQKDVVTAPIVGAGEFSDGKLYWRTTADNGETYEWLLDAAGEMMPVGGVSPTMGIDAEGFWTVNGERFTGKDGKPVLANDVSNTLFQKVETDEESGMVRFTLADGSSFEIPVFEALSITFDAAPVTAVPDRSAPAYIKYTVSGSEAEEAYVDYFTAWNVTVEIDKYTRTISVKLDEGAEEGNTVILVSAGGNTVLKPLFFTYGTAQIAPPTWDPQFGTGTEVTLEGEFTEFDIKVSADIEYDVTIAEECQSWLKPAPATRVQMVTTTHSFVADYYENDSGADRKGSITFSNRPYGVTVTLGVRQSPVIPDTPAEPGIATGADLVAFAKAVNAGGSTSRWENASGEVVLLNDIDLSGLTEWTPIGAGKATGTPSYNTLVNPFSGVFNGQGHTISGIQWTFDAESEATHLHGLFGALKGATVKNLKLGAAGDQITVTGASPNVVAVGALTGYAEGSTITAVTNNVSVILTGDNPDATLMMLAGIAGCAKSTVIGGETKADAVVNNGDVKTGRITNTANGGTGMNVGGICAFTLGAGIKIDYCTNNGEVSAPTGRGGGLVGTLGGSTSEENGTAVSNSVNNGTVQDDAAGQYGGSRDYYNYKRMGGLVGGTVTNNNIRIEYCTNNGNVFSQLGCRTGGFVGHNQATIVGCVNKGTILANITYDAGAPQHGPGWACGYSAKGLVTQCAKGGRVGEWDTYKDNPSGAPEATNDNALCYRNSEYFDPSQNY from the coding sequence ATGAGAAAGTTATTGAACATCATACTGCTTACCGCCGGTTTCGTCCTCCTCTGGGGATGCGACGAGTACGACGACGGGGAGCTGCGGAAAAACATCGACGCCATCGAGCAGGAGCTTACGGCGGCCGAAAAGCGCGTCGCGGAACTCAACGACGAAATGAACTCGCTCACGGCGCTCGTCAACAGCAGCTTCATCTCCTACCTCAAACAGGACGACAAGGGCAATTACGTCGTCTGCTACCGCGATCACGGCGGCGAAACGAAAACCGTCACCCTCGCCACGCAGAAGGACGTGGTGACCGCGCCGATCGTCGGGGCCGGGGAGTTCTCCGACGGAAAACTCTACTGGCGCACGACCGCGGACAACGGCGAGACCTACGAATGGCTGCTGGACGCTGCGGGAGAGATGATGCCCGTAGGCGGCGTGTCGCCTACGATGGGCATCGACGCCGAGGGTTTCTGGACGGTCAACGGCGAGCGTTTCACGGGCAAGGACGGAAAGCCCGTGCTTGCCAATGACGTGAGCAACACGTTGTTCCAAAAGGTCGAGACCGACGAGGAAAGCGGCATGGTCCGCTTCACGCTCGCCGACGGCAGTTCGTTCGAAATTCCGGTATTTGAGGCCCTGAGCATCACGTTCGACGCCGCCCCCGTGACGGCCGTCCCCGACCGTTCGGCTCCGGCCTACATCAAATACACCGTGTCGGGCAGCGAAGCCGAAGAGGCGTATGTGGACTATTTCACGGCCTGGAACGTGACGGTCGAGATCGACAAGTACACCCGCACGATCTCGGTGAAACTGGACGAGGGAGCCGAAGAGGGCAACACGGTCATCCTGGTTTCAGCCGGAGGCAACACCGTGCTCAAGCCCCTCTTCTTCACCTACGGAACGGCCCAGATCGCACCCCCGACGTGGGACCCGCAGTTCGGAACCGGAACCGAGGTGACGCTCGAAGGCGAATTCACGGAGTTCGACATCAAAGTCTCGGCCGACATCGAATACGACGTGACGATCGCCGAGGAGTGCCAGTCGTGGCTCAAACCCGCCCCTGCGACGCGCGTGCAGATGGTCACCACGACCCATTCGTTCGTGGCCGACTACTATGAGAACGACAGCGGCGCCGACCGCAAAGGGTCGATCACCTTCTCGAACCGTCCCTACGGCGTGACCGTGACGCTCGGCGTGCGCCAGTCGCCCGTCATTCCCGACACTCCGGCCGAACCGGGCATCGCAACGGGCGCCGACCTGGTGGCTTTCGCCAAAGCGGTCAACGCCGGCGGCAGCACGAGCCGCTGGGAGAACGCCTCGGGCGAAGTGGTGCTGCTCAACGACATCGACCTCTCGGGGCTCACCGAGTGGACCCCGATCGGAGCGGGCAAAGCCACGGGAACGCCCTCATACAATACGCTGGTCAACCCGTTTTCGGGCGTATTCAACGGTCAGGGCCACACGATCAGCGGCATTCAGTGGACCTTCGACGCCGAAAGCGAGGCGACCCACCTCCACGGCCTGTTCGGTGCGCTGAAGGGCGCCACGGTCAAGAACCTCAAGCTGGGCGCCGCGGGCGACCAAATCACCGTCACGGGCGCCAGTCCGAACGTCGTGGCCGTCGGTGCGCTGACAGGATACGCCGAAGGTTCGACGATCACCGCCGTCACCAACAACGTTTCGGTCATCCTCACGGGCGACAACCCCGACGCGACGCTGATGATGCTCGCCGGCATCGCCGGATGCGCCAAATCCACGGTCATCGGCGGCGAAACGAAAGCCGACGCCGTCGTCAACAACGGCGACGTGAAGACCGGGCGCATCACCAACACGGCCAACGGCGGCACGGGCATGAACGTCGGCGGTATCTGCGCCTTCACGCTCGGCGCAGGCATCAAGATCGACTACTGCACCAACAACGGCGAAGTGAGCGCCCCGACGGGACGCGGCGGCGGACTGGTCGGCACGCTGGGCGGTTCGACGAGCGAGGAGAACGGCACTGCGGTCAGCAACTCGGTCAACAACGGCACGGTGCAGGACGACGCCGCGGGCCAGTACGGCGGCAGCAGGGACTACTACAATTACAAGCGCATGGGCGGTCTGGTAGGCGGTACGGTGACGAACAACAACATCCGCATCGAGTACTGCACCAACAATGGCAACGTCTTCTCGCAGCTGGGATGCCGCACGGGCGGTTTCGTGGGCCACAACCAGGCCACGATCGTCGGCTGCGTGAACAAGGGCACGATCCTGGCCAACATCACCTACGACGCAGGAGCGCCGCAGCACGGTCCCGGATGGGCCTGCGGTTACAGCGCCAAGGGGCTCGTCACGCAATGCGCCAAGGGCGGCCGCGTCGGCGAATGGGACACCTACAAGGACAACCCGAGCGGCGCCCCCGAAGCCACGAACGACAACGCTCTGTGTTACCGCAACAGCGAATATTTCGATCCGTCGCAGAACTACTAA